The Notolabrus celidotus isolate fNotCel1 chromosome 19, fNotCel1.pri, whole genome shotgun sequence DNA window TATTTCCCCAATatataaaaaagtgaaaaaaaacactaaatatttGGTCTAAATGTGTGTTGTAACCTCTATTAGTAGTAATCATTGCCCTGAAAGTGTTAATTTACCCCAAGTAATCACTCAGTTAGGGTTTCATGCATTTagtctttatgtcagtgtttctgtgacgcagagTTGCGTGTATGttcacagccatgctcagtctctggaaatacttgtgtagtagtgtgagattcataaacagagaaaattgtCGCAACTGTCGtgaatgttttcatcttttcctatttaatgcagttggcattcttcttcttctgttagcAAACAgatttaagacgctctgtagtcactgtctggtgggaataccatattacaaccaggcactggtaaaaaataatgagaaattatacttttaaaatgagaaaatattcgcagtgactcgaaaatcattgcccatccctactacccagatgtaaacaagcacagatgacctCTCGTAGTGTGGTGTAACTTAAAGTTGTTTGTagtctgtgtctggttaaactggcatataaccactccaccagtgACGTGTGTAagcagcacaggcatgtggacgttaacctgcaagaaggACTCAATGCTGATGgcgctagctctgctaactttagccacactctgcaaaccaatttgaccaTGTTTCCCATAATTTTTTAGCTAAGTTAAACACGTTTATGGCTAGTTGAAATTTAAATTGGAAAATctctactttctttttttttttaagttatatttttgggcatctTTGCCTTTaatcgataggacagctgaagaggggcaggaaatgtggggagtagagagtgggggaggacatgcagtaaatggttgaggctggaatcgaacgtgcttagacctctaggccaacCTTGCCCGAACATCTCTATTTTCAGTTCAAGATATCTATACCTCTTTTactaaaatgtgaattaatgTATCACCTTGAAGTATTATGGACTTGATTTACAGCTAAAGAGATATGAGGTGATAATACAGTAAACTACTTTGTGTGTCTAGATTATGTCACtgattctctgttttttttcttcttcacagaTTGAACAATGTGATTGTGATCGGAGGCAGCTGCACTCCAATGGTCCAGGACCTCACCTAACTCAACTAGAATGTACTTGATGAATGTACCTCCTGTCGCAGTGACGCAAACAGAATGGAGAACGTGTGGCCCACCTGGAGGCTATAGCCTTCCAATCTGCTTCAATGACTCTGACCCCGAGTTGTCTACCAGAGGCACCCCTATCTCAGACAAGGTCCAGATGATCATAGAGAGCCTTAGGAGCACCCAGTCCTCACTCGAGATGGGCGACGAGATCGAGGGAAATGTGCTCCCAGGACAGGACGGTCATACCCAAGTGTGCAAGGTTCCGATGGGATCTTACGTGGGGGCCAAGTCAAAAACTAAAGGTGCCACTGAAAACCCACCAGCAGATGTTTCCTCCCCTATGAATCATGAGACCAGTGACTCTGACAGCGATGATTCAGTGGATAGAGGCATCGAGGAGGCGATACTGGAATACCTGAAGGAAAAGGATGGTCACAAACGCAAGGCGGAACCATGCTTCACCTTTCTCCAGTCATCCAAAATCCCCAGGAagaacccatctgttcctgaagtttCCAAACAGAACTCTGACAGCAGCAGGTTTTTGATTGCTAACAATCAGTTTCCAAAAAGCGAAAAAGTAGAGACTCCTCTGGTACCAGCTGTTATCCCTATCAAAAAGTATATCAAACAAAAGGCCTCCTTAGATGAAAACAGCATGCTGAATTTGGATTCACACAAAACTGCTCAAACCAAAAGTTTAGTCTTGCCCAAAGAGCAGACACAGAGCCCCTCCAAAACCATCAGCCTCCTCAACAAAGTAAAGTGCTCCGTCACGGTCAAATTGGAGGAAGACTCGAATGATTCTAGCAGTGACGACGGCATCGAGGAAGCCATTCAGAGATACCAGCTCGAGAAAAAGGAACAGCAGAACAAAAGGGAAGCTTTCATTCCCCACGAATTCAGCGAGGAGTCAGACTCCACTAGCGATGATGGGATTGAAGAAGCTATTCGTTGCTACCAGCTCGAGCAGCtcaaggagaagagagaagtgaagccaTTCTTGCATAAGCAAAAGACTTTTAGTAAGTCGTTAATGCATGCTGTTGGAAGCACAAGCGTGGAAAACATGAAGAAGCGCAAGCTGAATAAGAAGAAAtccagaacagagagagaagtgaaaacTACTCAACCTCTTCCTGCTTCTGTTTTCATACCCAAGGATACGACTTCAGAAGGTTCGAAGAATAAAGGAAATGGATTACTTTTGTTTAAAATGGAGAGTTTTAAAGAGCAGGCTACTCCTACCCTCACCCCTCCTAAGGCTAATACTACTGCAGAGCTAATGTGCGCCGAGGCGATACTGgatatttcaaaaactgtgaTGCCCGAGGCCTTTCATACGAGTATTGGCCTCAGCAGTTGCGCCCCCTCTGAGTCCTCCATGCAATCTTCTCTTCCTGACATCGGCCAAGACGAAGAAAGCGATGGCAGCTCCATCGATAGTGAAGACGGGATTGAGCAAGAAATCAGGAAATTCCTTGAGCAGAAAGCCCAAATGCACAAACCATCTCCCGACTCTGCTACAACTCAAGAGCCTCAATGTTTAAACAAActagaagaagagaaagaaaagcaagTAGCAACCCCGAAGAAACCTCCAAGGTTGTCtctgacacagaggaggaaacaaagagaggaaaacacgACCAACACACCAGTGACggaaaacaaagtgaaagaaacaTCGACTAAGCCTTTACCAGAACACAGAAAAGAATCAAGCCAGAGGAGTCAAAGTGGTGACAAAAGCAGCTCACTTGACAGTGACGAAGACCTGGACACTGCCATCAAAGACCTGCTCAAGACCAaaaagaagtcaaagaagaAAACGAGAGACTTAAAGCTGAAAGCAAGGAAGTGCCTCAAGGATGAAGGAGCTGCGTTAGGAGACGCTTCACAGCCTAAAAAGTTAAAACCTAATCCTGCTTTCAAGCGCAGTGCTTTGAAGAAAGTACAAAAGGTTAAGGACGACATGAAAAACAAGCCCGGGTCGAGTAGAAACACCTTTTTACAACAGAAGAAAGCTGATAAAAGTAAAGAGCATGATTCACTCAAAGTGGAAACGGCAAATTTGAAAGCACCGGCGAGTCAGGACACCCTGCTGCTGGATACCGAGACAGCCCTTCAGATCAAGGATGATAGCAGCTCAGTTGACAGCGATGATAGCATTGAGCAAGAGATCAGAAGGTTCCTGGCTGAAAAGGCGAAAGTCTCCACTGCAGAGAAAAGTAAAGATGAAGATGTATCAAGGAACGGCACTGATGTGGTTTATCCCCTTCTCCAAGCAAAAGACATTAAACTGGAAAATCAGCTGGCTGAGATTCCAAGAAGAAGTACAAGTCCTGACTCTGGAGAGTCCCAGAAGGAGAGTTCTCAGGCGGACACCTCTTCCAGCCGAGTACAGTTGCATATGTCCTCGGTCCTGCCCTGCAGCTCCAATCTCCTGGAGCCAGCAGACGGGGCGGGGGCAGCTAGAACAGAGCAAAAGCAGCCTAGCGCTGGGAAAGGTGACGTCCCGGATGTCACACCGCAGACTGAAAGAGTCCGGCCCCTTTTGACTTCTAGCGTCGCTCATTCTCGCTCAGAGTCCATCAAGTGGCGCCAAAGCCTCGGACTCCCCACTACTGATGCTAGGACTCTAAGTCGGACTCCATTCCAAATCACCTCGCATCGAATCAACGAGACTTCATCAACGACTGCGCCACATCAGAGCGGGAGCATCGCCCCAAAATCACAGACTCCAGTCACTGCTTGGTCCTCTGCAAGGACCAGTAGACCTCCTTTGACCTCCTCTGCAGAGACGACTGCAAACACAACGTTCAGACCTTCTGTTTTAAATCTTTCATCTCTGGCCAGGCAGCATCCGAGGATGTCCTTTGTGCCTGACAGGTCCCAGTGCCCCatagagggagagacaaagagtATGGTGCACATATCTAAAGACAAGAGTGTGTTTGTTGAACTGGAATCTAACAGGACCAACCATGTCCAGGTTCGAAGCAGGGAAAGAAGCGAGGGAAAGGAGGGAGCGGACATGCTgagtgagaggaaaagagaaggagagagcgtGAAGATAGATGACAAGGAAGTGCACCtagaaagaagagaggatgaaTTTGTAGATGAGGCAGATTGTGAGTCAGGCAGCAGGAGATATCCAGAGAAGAAGCAGGGCTATCCCACATTGTAAGTATTTTCCACGAGTCAAATTGTCCGATAGCATCATAATCCAATTTTATATCAGTCCTGTAGGATATTATCCAGCTCTGTCATTTATACGCTTTAAGGGAATGTTTGTTAataccatgaaaaaaaaacaggcacttttaatgtgtttgtacatttataCAGCTATTTAACACAAGGAAAATTTCTGGCTCCGAGTCATTCATATCATCAAACCTTTGAGAAGCAATACAGTGAGAGGTTGGTACAGGAATCAGACCGCATGACCACTATGAAAGATCAGAGTACTTTATTACAGATAATAATCTAATCCTAAATATCCTTAATGTGTAATCTAAAAGAAAGATAACCAGAGGGAAAGTCCTCTTTTTAATATACCAAGAACACAAGTTAGCGATATTAATCAGTGCTGCTACGACATTAGCATTTACGAAATTATCTGTGTAGGTTTCCTTTAAGAAGAAATCAAAGGCTGAGTGTTTCTAATGACGACGACTCcagaaaataaacttttcttCTGACCCACAGAAAAGCCTTTTTGAACTTTTGCACATTAAAAGATCAGGGTCCACTTCAAAGGATGATCACTCAACGcaattttaaaacaactttgtATCTATTCTTGACTAACACAAACAATTATACTCAATCTTCCTAACAACATTAGATTATTGTATGGTTTAAATGAATTGAAGCTAGGTTGTTAAAGAAAGCCACACTAACAGTCTTGGGACTCGTTACCTCTCCGACTCGACTTTTGTTCCAGATTCCACGGAGCCGTCACGATAACTCCTCTCTCGTCTTGCTAAACTTGATTTCTTAGTGCATTCATTTCTTTGTCATGTAAAATGTTTTCTTGAATTTCAtatgtgggggaaaaaaaaaagctatttatttttgtttatcaaaaaaaaaaaaaaaattactgaaCATGCTGTGCATTGCcaggttttgtaaatattttgtaagaagtgtttcttttttttttctttcactctttcagaaaagaaaaaaaaattgctgtgtcttttaaaatgcaTCTGTGTAATAAAGAGTGGAATCTGAGCAGCAACGTGTCTGTCATAAATGTGTCATATCATGATATTAACATGCATAACAatcgcttttattttgaagggttgAATACAGATTTAAGGACAAATTATTATTCTTCAGAGAACTGGTCTGATGTGTGTCCTGCTCTGCCCCGCTCAGGTCTCTGTCCAGTGCCATTGACCCTGGCATCACCATCAGACCTTGCATAGCTCTTacaacagaggagagaagcagGATGTTCACCAGGAGGTACCATGCTGAAAAAAGCAAGAAGGTACACTTATGTAGCAATGTCATGGACAGGTTTCCCTTCTGTATTTTCATACCTTATTACACACTCTTGCAGGGGGTATCTTGTCTTGGTAAGATCCCTGTGTGGAACAAAGCTATGCAACATGTCAAGAGAAAGCTGCAGTTCGTCACAGCTAACAGGTATGGGACTGTTCACAAGTGATTTACTCAAAGTCATCAAAGTAAAAGTTAAtcttgatttattatttaatctgtTTCAGGGAAAATGAAGCACCACGTCACCCCAACAAGCCTGCCCATGATGTTTGATTTTCCagtctttgttgttgtattcAGCACTTTCTACAATGTTTATTTGAAGGGTTTGACATTTAAAGCTGTTAGCAAGTTCTTTGTTTTAtaaagtacagtacagtacatgtTTTGGCCCTGTTCTCTGGGATGTTAGATAACATTCATCACTGGATACAAGTAATGTTTAAGTGCACAGTTACTGTTAGTGAAGCCATTAAAGggcatttttaatttttgaagTTTCAGACTAAACTACTCCAGGTCATCCTTTGGTTCACAGCCATTAGTTCTGTTTCCAAGTTGTTGCTGAAGTACTAGAAGTTACTAGTGTGACTGTTTAAGTCAGTTGAAACTTTAAGAACTCACTGGTTTTTGCTGGACCTCCTAATAAACAGCACGTGTGTTCACTGTTAATAAGTTCATTCATTTCAAGGATTGAATCTACAGCTCGTCAACTGGTTTGCTTCTATGCTTTTTCATAGAGATCAAGGTAGAAAACTTAAGTCAGTCCAAATCTATGATGAattatcatatttatttaatttttttttaagtttcttgaTTCAGTTTTTCACACTGCAAAGTCCTAAAGCCCAATACTGTGTGTTTAAGTCAGTTGATAATCAATGAAGATGATCAAAGAGACCATTTTCAATCTAATTGTGTACTAGGGATGCAAATTGTATGTATTCTCTGCATTGGCTCTTTGGGATTGTTAACAATCAGTTATCAATTACTCGTTTACAAAACAACTTAGATTCAATAACAGTTTAAACTTTAAGAACTCACTGGTTTTTGCTGGACCCCCTAATAAACATGCACATGGATGCAATAGATtcaaggaataaaataaaatataaataggaattcaataatataaattggattaataataagtatattCAGGAacgcagaatagttacagtttGCTGTGAATGAAGGTATAATATAGAAACAACAGAGTATAAGTCTGatctttaatattattttttcctAAATagcataaacatgtttgcagtgGTTCAGTCTGTCTTTTTTCAATGCAACAGTGAAGTTAAAAATGTCATAATGGGTATTGTTTGCAGGTTTTCAGTCATACAGGTCATGGAAATTTACATTTTGACCCTAAAGGCAAATTGAAAATTGTTATAACTGAGCTCTATGGTATTCCCTATTCtacaaaattaatttaaaaacctgagttttaaaaaaatactttgttcTTCGAAGAGAACCCAGCTTCTCTCTGCTACACACACTCCAgtacagtaggtggcggtaacGTGCCTGTAAGTAGCTGCATCCCACCAATCAACATAAAGAAGAAGATACACTAGTGCGCATGCGCAGTTAGTTTGCTGACCTTCCAAACAAGCATGGCAGCTCGGGCACTTGCAAAAGGTATCTGCACACAAACCTGTTAGATAATGTGTCGTATTAAAGCTGTTATTGGGAATTTAGGTAGCATGTGACAATATAGAAGACATGTTGtgcagctgttgtagttttttgtgTTACTATAAAGACTGGGACAATTCAGCTTAATGCTAACGTCAATAGCTAGCTCTGTGTTCAGTAGCAATGTTAAGTAACGTGTCTGTGACCTGTTCAAGTCAGCTGTTtaacctgtgtttgtgtctttatatTCAGGCCTTTGTGGGCTGCGACCCTCCCGGGCTGTTACAGTCGGCTACACCTGTGGTGGACCCCAGTACGCCACTGCAGCGTCCATAAAGTCAtcacagcccccagctgaggaTGTGACAGGTGAGGTAACACATCAAGTGtgactagggttgccaactttgccactactaaataagggacaggtgcaaggttccatggtggtgtgagcatgatgtgtgaattcagcttatattctgattcaactggaaatgcagaaagtgtgtatattccctttaatccttactgtatcattatgtaacctccatgtgaataaacctcaaagaaaccacaatttggctctttgcataaaaaaaacaggcaaaataaaaattaaatgcaaaagaggagtatgactcaccaaatgtactttttccatggatcctttttgctgctcttgactgattcaagcagtcttttgtcattttgcacagccagagagaagtcctttatatgacaagtcacagtttacagatatttgaaggtCATttctgatcagctctgtgctgcatctgtttcttgagtctgaccatttaacggccatcagagagaaaatcctctccacactttttttgcaggacttggtgcATTTGCGCTGTATAGAACTGATGCACGTCaggggggcctgtgattggaagACAGGCGGTgcgattggcacatgatctgccactgctgttttatctgatctaggatctgtagagtgcagtctgctgtatttacaagagctaatagtcaatatacgggacaattgaggtcccgtatgaaacaaaccgatttagcccaatatacgggatgtcccagctaataatacgggacagttggcaaccctaagtGTGACAGCATTAGCACTGTTGCCCTTCAGACTCTAATCAACACTGTTTCTTTTACATACAGAACAAATGATAAATCAGACACTTGAGAAGCCGGACTATTTCCGTGTGTCGGAGCTCATCTCGTTGAAGGAGATGTTTGATGCCAGAGTTCATCTGGGCCACAAGAAGGGCTGCAGACACAGGTTAGTATGGATACAAACAGCTCCTCATCTGGTTTGCTTCAATGCTTTTTCACAGAGATCAAGGTAGAAAACTTAAGTCAGTCCAAATCCAGGATGAAATATTGTATTTATactctctgtttttcacactTGCAAAGTCCTTAAGCCCAATACTGTGTCTTTAACCAATCTTTGGGATTGTTAACTATCAGTTCTATATTcctcatttataaaaaaaacttggaTTTTTCCAATGactaaaacaatacaaaatgtgtttttttttttccctataTCACATATTTCCCACAGAAATGTAATGCATTTAATTGACAGTATTGCAAAGATGCAGAACATTTAGAGGCGTACAAAATTGTTTCATGCTGAGTGTCAACATGCAGAACAAAAATAACCTCCACAGACGTATAGTCATGAAGAGCAAGGTTCAAACTACTAAATATAAATCACTGTAACAATAGAGCTGAACTGATTAGCATCTTTGTTTGATTCTCAAATATAGAACTACATTTTGAGATTTGATTTGTCATCAGTGCACCAAGGGTTATTTACCTTCCTTACCTTCTTCCTGTTAAACCTCCTAAGTCTTCTCTGGTCCTTAGAAGGAACTTCTTGTTTCTGATACAACTTTGATGAACTTTCTCTATACACTTTGGAAGTTTTAATGTGTCGTCAAAGCCAGAGTTAAGTCTATCTTGATAATGTAAATTTTGCCACATGCAGTACTCTTTCACTTAGCATCTACCCCAGCTCTGTGTGTTGATATTAACTTACCAcagcaaataaaaaagacagaacagaaGTCTGTGCAGGATGTAATGAGACTTTTGATAAATCATTGAGCCAATATGACACACAGTACTGCAGAAGCTCTGAAATTTGAAGCAAATATGCTGCAgaaaatgaatatgaaaaaaGATTATTGTGCAAGGCTTCAGTTTCCTATCTAAACGGATTACCATCTTGAATCCTCTGTCTCTCAGGCTCATGGAGCCTTACCTGTACGGCTGCAGACTGGAGCAGGACATAATCGATCTGGACCAGACTGTAGAGCACCTCCAACAAGCCCTGAACTTCACAGCCCACGTAGCATATCGCGGGGGCGTCATCCTATTTGTCAGCCGCCGCCGTCAGTTTAGCCACTTGGTTGAGAACACCGCTAAGGACTGTGGGGAATACGCACACACGCGGTACTGGCAGGGCGGCCTCCTCACCAACGCCCCCGTCCAGTACGGCCCAGGAGTGCGCTTACCTGACCTCATCGTCTTCCTCTCCACGCTCAACAATGTGTTCCAGCAGCACGTGGGAATCAGAGATGCTGCGAAGATGAACATTCCCACGGTGGGTCTTGTGGACTCGAACTGCAACCCCAGCCTGGTGACGTACCCAGTGCCTGGGAATGATGACACTCCAGCTGCCATGGAGCTGTACTGTCGCCTGTTCAAGATGACGATCAACCGCGCCAAGGACAAGAGGAGGCAGATGGAGCTGCTGCAAGGCCTGTCGGCTCCTTCCAAGTCCAGCTCATGACAGAGTATATTATAAAGTAAAAGACATTTATAATGCATTTCAAGGTCAAGATCGTCTGCTGCACCTCTTCATCATGCTCCTGCACAGATCTGATGCGAAAGTTTGCAGATGAAGAATCTTGTTTCTTCTGACATTAATATTTACTGTATAAAGAAGTAAAACCAATGTCACAACCCTGGTGTCCACATTAAACTTTTGTTATCCACTGACAATGACTCATGTTTAAGTATTCTTGTCTATTTAACATTATAAATCagacagcactttgtgttactgtTGTATCTTCTTTCACAGGACTGAGAACATAAATATTTAAACCCTTCAAGCGAAATCCCTGTTGTCTAATCTGCCTCAAATATTCAGCTGCATATCTAACTTTTCCTTCTTGTGGCTTCCATGTTGGACCTTTGACCTCAGAGTGGTATAGATCATGGTAAAATGCAGATCAAACCCACTGAATTGACAACGTGTAGGAGTGGACCGAAGTATATCTTTAAAACTGTTTATCAACTTCATGAAAAACCGCAAAAGGCCAGTTACTTTTTCAGAGCCCATCTTCAAATTGCATATTAAACTCAAAAGGTAAGTATGTTAACCTAGGGATGATACATATATCATAGAAACCTAACAAACAAGGTTATCCTTAAATTTACAGGATTGTGTAAGAAAGAGAATGACATTTTTGTTTCACTTACCAGTCTTTCCTTTTGCAGTCTATGAACATAGTGTTGAAACATTAGATATCCACCCATGTGCAATGATAGAATCTCAGCTGAAGGGAAGCTAAATAGAACTACTGCTAAGTGCACTGTGCTTCATTGCAGCTTTAAACTAACCTGCATCATCATTACTGCCATTGTTCTTATTTTGAATGTTAAAGTTAAGCTAATGTTGCTAAGTCTCTAAGAAATTAAGGTTCTTGAATGTTTTGAATTTAGACCATATAGTTTCCCTTGTTtgctactttaaaaaatatagtcAGTGTCTTAGGTTTGATACAATTCTTATTAATTAACcattattaattaattgataATGGAGAAGGGGTGggatttaatacattttttcttaTTCCCACTCCTTTTTCGGATGTGACTACAATTCAAATTAGTGAGAATacaatttattataattatgattGTTGTAAAATGTTTGTTCCCCTTTGCTGCTGGTTCAAAGAACAACTGTGTGGTGTGCAGTCAAACACAGGATCCAATGCAGGTCTGAAGatttattaaatgaaataaagctcaaTGCTGTCAGAGGTGTggatgtggatgatttttttcatcaataatgCATCCACTTCAGGTAATCCTCTAAAATCACATGGCACAAACAATTGCACAAAGGAATCAATGACACATGCCAGGTTTGGAGGGAAAAGGAGTAGACAAAGGTCTGGGTGCAGGGATTTATAGTGTTGGGGGTGTGGCTTGGTTGGTTAGGTGTGGCCTGATGAGGTGACATGCAGGTGGACTGGAGACTTGtgatttaacaattattattagtagtattttttattttgtgcattttatacaacgtttgttttttgtctcttaTGTGTCTTtcacatgttcgaaataaacactatcaaatcaaatcaaaaacaatACCTGCACGATACCATTTGGCCCATTTCAAGGACCATCCCTCCTGATTGGACAGCCTCAGTTAAATTTAAGTAGGCATACTCTCTAATTTACAGCAATGCTCTCTGAATTATATTTTTGGTGCTATAGCCTTCAGTGGTATTTCTTTGAGGTAGTCACTGAACTGCAAAGACAGCCATAGAACCTGCGCAGTACAGAACCTCCTCAATCAACCCTCTGTCACTCCGCTTTTGGCATTTCGCGAAGCCGTCAGgtttgtcctctctcctcttccgtAGCTGCACAACGAGTGTTCCTGTAACGACCTTCTCAACCACGACCACCAGGGAAACTGCAGCCAAGGCGGACTGGCGAGTGCGCGTTTATGACTACATAATTGCTTTACTGCTGTACTAACTCATACAGGATTACATTTTAATGCTGAAATACAAGATTCAACAGAAAGTCAGAGTTTTAGCATTTTTATGTAACAGCAAATGTGACGTCGTTGCAAATTCCCACACAACTGTGTTAG harbors:
- the ppp1r26 gene encoding protein phosphatase 1 regulatory subunit 26 isoform X2, with the translated sequence MYLMNVPPVAVTQTEWRTCGPPGGYSLPICFNDSDPELSTRGTPISDKVQMIIESLRSTQSSLEMGDEIEGNVLPGQDGHTQVCKVPMGSYVGAKSKTKGATENPPADVSSPMNHETSDSDSDDSVDRGIEEAILEYLKEKDGHKRKAEPCFTFLQSSKIPRKNPSVPEVSKQNSDSSRFLIANNQFPKSEKVETPLVPAVIPIKKYIKQKASLDENSMLNLDSHKTAQTKSLVLPKEQTQSPSKTISLLNKVKCSVTVKLEEDSNDSSSDDGIEEAIQRYQLEKKEQQNKREAFIPHEFSEESDSTSDDGIEEAIRCYQLEQLKEKREVKPFLHKQKTFSKSLMHAVGSTSVENMKKRKLNKKKSRTEREVKTTQPLPASVFIPKDTTSEGSKNKGNGLLLFKMESFKEQATPTLTPPKANTTAELMCAEAILDISKTVMPEAFHTSIGLSSCAPSESSMQSSLPDIGQDEESDGSSIDSEDGIEQEIRKFLEQKAQMHKPSPDSATTQEPQCLNKLEEEKEKQVATPKKPPRLSLTQRRKQREENTTNTPVTENKVKETSTKPLPEHRKESSQRSQSGDKSSSLDSDEDLDTAIKDLLKTKKKSKKKTRDLKLKARKCLKDEGAALGDASQPKKLKPNPAFKRSALKKVQKVKDDMKNKPGSSRNTFLQQKKADKSKEHDSLKVETANLKAPASQDTLLLDTETALQIKDDSSSVDSDDSIEQEIRRFLAEKAKVSTAEKSKDEDVSRNGTDVVYPLLQAKDIKLENQLAEIPRRSTSPDSGESQKESSQADTSSSRVQLHMSSVLPCSSNLLEPADGAGAARTEQKQPSAGKGDVPDVTPQTERVRPLLTSSVAHSRSESIKWRQSLGLPTTDARTLSRTPFQITSHRINETSSTTAPHQSGSIAPKSQTPVTAWSSARTSRPPLTSSAETTANTTFRPSVLNLSSLARQHPRMSFVPDRSQCPIEGETKSMVHISKDKSVFVELESNRTNHVQVRSRERSEGKEGADMLSERKREGESVKIDDKEVHLERREDEFVDEADCESGSRRYPEKKQGYPTLSLSSAIDPGITIRPCIALTTEERSRMFTRRYHAEKSKKGVSCLGKIPVWNKAMQHVKRKLQFVTANRENEAPRHPNKPAHDV
- the mrps2 gene encoding 28S ribosomal protein S2, mitochondrial — protein: MAARALAKGLCGLRPSRAVTVGYTCGGPQYATAASIKSSQPPAEDVTEQMINQTLEKPDYFRVSELISLKEMFDARVHLGHKKGCRHRLMEPYLYGCRLEQDIIDLDQTVEHLQQALNFTAHVAYRGGVILFVSRRRQFSHLVENTAKDCGEYAHTRYWQGGLLTNAPVQYGPGVRLPDLIVFLSTLNNVFQQHVGIRDAAKMNIPTVGLVDSNCNPSLVTYPVPGNDDTPAAMELYCRLFKMTINRAKDKRRQMELLQGLSAPSKSSS
- the ppp1r26 gene encoding protein phosphatase 1 regulatory subunit 26 isoform X1 codes for the protein MYLMNVPPVAVTQTEWRTCGPPGGYSLPICFNDSDPELSTRGTPISDKVQMIIESLRSTQSSLEMGDEIEGNVLPGQDGHTQVCKVPMGSYVGAKSKTKGATENPPADVSSPMNHETSDSDSDDSVDRGIEEAILEYLKEKDGHKRKAEPCFTFLQSSKIPRKNPSVPEVSKQNSDSSRFLIANNQFPKSEKVETPLVPAVIPIKKYIKQKASLDENSMLNLDSHKTAQTKSLVLPKEQTQSPSKTISLLNKVKCSVTVKLEEDSNDSSSDDGIEEAIQRYQLEKKEQQNKREAFIPHEFSEESDSTSDDGIEEAIRCYQLEQLKEKREVKPFLHKQKTFSKSLMHAVGSTSVENMKKRKLNKKKSRTEREVKTTQPLPASVFIPKDTTSEGSKNKGNGLLLFKMESFKEQATPTLTPPKANTTAELMCAEAILDISKTVMPEAFHTSIGLSSCAPSESSMQSSLPDIGQDEESDGSSIDSEDGIEQEIRKFLEQKAQMHKPSPDSATTQEPQCLNKLEEEKEKQVATPKKPPRLSLTQRRKQREENTTNTPVTENKVKETSTKPLPEHRKESSQRSQSGDKSSSLDSDEDLDTAIKDLLKTKKKSKKKTRDLKLKARKCLKDEGAALGDASQPKKLKPNPAFKRSALKKVQKVKDDMKNKPGSSRNTFLQQKKADKSKEHDSLKVETANLKAPASQDTLLLDTETALQIKDDSSSVDSDDSIEQEIRRFLAEKAKVSTAEKSKDEDVSRNGTDVVYPLLQAKDIKLENQLAEIPRRSTSPDSGESQKESSQADTSSSRVQLHMSSVLPCSSNLLEPADGAGAARTEQKQPSAGKGDVPDVTPQTERVRPLLTSSVAHSRSESIKWRQSLGLPTTDARTLSRTPFQITSHRINETSSTTAPHQSGSIAPKSQTPVTAWSSARTSRPPLTSSAETTANTTFRPSVLNLSSLARQHPRMSFVPDRSQCPIEGETKSMVHISKDKSVFVELESNRTNHVQVRSRERSEGKEGADMLSERKREGESVKIDDKEVHLERREDEFVDEADCESGSRRYPEKKQGYPTLSLSSAIDPGITIRPCIALTTEERSRMFTRRYHAEKSKKVHLCSNVMDRFPFCIFIPYYTLLQGVSCLGKIPVWNKAMQHVKRKLQFVTANRENEAPRHPNKPAHDV